Proteins encoded within one genomic window of Polyodon spathula isolate WHYD16114869_AA unplaced genomic scaffold, ASM1765450v1 scaffolds_757, whole genome shotgun sequence:
- the LOC121308592 gene encoding claudin-4-like produces MASVGIQILGIALAIIGWIGTIIICALPMWKVTAFIGSNIVTSQVIWEGLWMNCVVQSTGQMQCKIYDSMLALPQDLQAARALVVIALLVSLFALLLSIVGGKCTNCVEDESTKAKICIVSGIIFIIAGVLTMIPVCWSANTIIRDFYNPLLTDAQRRELGASLYIGWGAAGLLILGGGLLCCSCPPRENQAYSTKYSAARSTATSKAYV; encoded by the coding sequence ATGGCATCTGTTGGGATTCAGATTCTGGGCATTGCCCTAGCCATAATCGGATGGATTGGAACTATTATCATCTGTGCTCTGCCCATGTGGAAGGTGACGGCTTTTATTGGCAGCAACATTGTGACATCTCAGGTCATCTGGGAGGGTCTCTGGATGAACTGTGTGGTGCAGAGCACCGGGCAGATGCAATGCAAGATCTATGACTCCATGCTGGCTCTCCCTCAGGATCTCCAGGCAGCTCGAGCCTTGGTTGTGATTGCTCTTTTGGTGTCCCTTTTTGCTCTCCTGCTGTCCATCGTTGGAGGAAAGTGCACCAACTGCGTGGAGGATGAATCCACCAAAGCCAAGATCTGCATTGTCTCAGGCATCATCTTCATCATTGCGGGAGTCCTCACCATGATCCCTGTCTGCTGGTCTGCCAACACCATCATCAGGGACTTCTACAACCCTTTGCTCACTGATGCCCAAAGAAGAGAGCTTGGCGCTTCTTTGTACATTGGATGGGGTGCTGCTGGTCTTCTGATCCTTGGAGGAGGTCTGCTCTGCTGCTCCTGTCCGCCCAGGGAAAACCAGGCCTACTCTACTAAATATTCTGCTGCAAGATCTACAGCTACAAGCAAGGCTTATGTGTGA